The Streptomyces avermitilis MA-4680 = NBRC 14893 genome contains a region encoding:
- a CDS encoding glycosyltransferase family 4 protein produces MTDRPPLPRVRYLLLHAYGRGGTIRTVMNQANSLVAAGWDVELVSAVRRRDDIQFPLDARVKVSTVVDLREDAHVPPAGPVARWRDRRRGRLLDRPARHIPAGEFGYRYFNRYVEERLIAYLRTLTDGVLVTTRPALNFLAAEHASRGVIRVAQEHMNHGTHKRDVQQRIRETYPRFDTVAVLTERDREEYEALLPGTRVVRIPNAVHSLDQVPARPRSKIAVAAGRLFPQKGFDLLIPAWAKLVEAYPDWQLRIYGSGEKKAELRALIEEHHLYNHVFLMGHTDRLDDELAKASFYVLSSRFEGLPMVMIEAMSHSLPVVGFDCPTGPSDVLTHGVDGLLVPPEDPDALADAMAKLMKDEGLRAEMGVAAVLTAASYGPDAVHPRWEALFTELATRPGRHGQRRPGGAAKGPHA; encoded by the coding sequence GTGACGGACCGTCCGCCGCTCCCTCGGGTCCGCTATCTGCTGCTGCACGCCTATGGCCGCGGCGGCACCATCCGCACGGTGATGAACCAGGCCAACTCCCTGGTCGCCGCGGGCTGGGACGTCGAGCTGGTGAGCGCGGTGCGCCGCCGGGACGACATCCAGTTCCCGCTCGACGCGCGCGTGAAGGTCTCCACCGTCGTCGACCTGCGCGAGGACGCCCACGTCCCGCCGGCCGGTCCGGTGGCCCGCTGGCGCGACCGGCGCCGCGGCCGGCTGCTGGACCGGCCCGCACGGCACATCCCCGCGGGCGAGTTCGGCTACCGCTACTTCAACCGGTACGTCGAGGAACGCCTCATCGCCTACCTGCGGACGCTGACCGACGGCGTCCTCGTCACCACCCGGCCCGCGCTCAACTTCCTGGCCGCCGAGCACGCCAGCCGCGGCGTGATCCGCGTCGCGCAGGAGCACATGAACCACGGCACCCACAAGCGGGACGTGCAGCAGCGCATCCGGGAGACCTACCCGCGCTTCGACACGGTCGCCGTGCTGACCGAACGCGACCGCGAGGAGTACGAGGCACTGCTGCCCGGCACCCGCGTCGTCCGCATCCCCAACGCCGTGCACTCGCTCGACCAGGTGCCCGCCCGCCCCCGGTCGAAGATCGCGGTGGCGGCCGGGCGGCTCTTCCCGCAGAAGGGCTTCGACCTGCTGATCCCCGCGTGGGCGAAGCTCGTCGAGGCGTACCCCGACTGGCAGCTGAGGATCTACGGCAGCGGCGAGAAGAAGGCCGAGCTGCGTGCCCTCATCGAGGAGCACCACCTCTACAACCACGTGTTCCTGATGGGCCACACCGACCGGCTGGACGACGAACTCGCCAAGGCCTCCTTCTACGTGCTCAGTTCACGCTTCGAGGGCCTGCCGATGGTGATGATCGAGGCGATGAGCCACTCCCTGCCGGTGGTCGGCTTCGACTGCCCGACCGGCCCGTCGGACGTGCTCACCCACGGAGTCGACGGTCTGCTCGTGCCGCCGGAGGACCCCGACGCGCTCGCCGACGCCATGGCGAAGCTGATGAAGGACGAGGGGCTGCGCGCCGAGATGGGCGTGGCGGCGGTCCTGACGGCCGCCTCCTACGGCCCGGACGCCGTCCACCCGCGCTGGGAAGCGCTCTTCACCGAACTCGCCACACGCCCCGGCCGCCACGGACAACGGCGCCCGGGCGGCGCCGCGAAAGGACCGCACGCATGA
- a CDS encoding acyl-CoA carboxylase subunit epsilon, producing MTTPCIRIEKGAATDEELAALTVLFLTRAPRPEPDTAPPSPGSTTAWRPDPFHAPHSWQAP from the coding sequence ATGACCACCCCCTGCATACGCATCGAGAAGGGTGCGGCGACGGACGAGGAACTCGCCGCCCTCACCGTCCTGTTCCTCACCCGGGCCCCCCGGCCCGAGCCCGACACCGCACCCCCCTCCCCCGGCTCCACCACCGCCTGGCGCCCCGATCCCTTCCACGCCCCGCACAGCTGGCAGGCACCGTGA
- a CDS encoding AMP-binding protein, translating into MDPRNGTDPRNGTDPRNGTDSGNGTAPRDAVDDRRPTASAHVDTFARDHLPPPEQWPELHFDLPELRYPERLNCAAELLGRTDAGRPAFRTADGDVWTYGQLRARVDRIAHVLTSRLGVVPGNRVLLRGPTTPWLAACWLAVLKAGAVAVTVLAQQRPHELATMCGIARVTHALCDVRAVDDLAKAEVPGLRLTTYGGDAPDDLLRLPAPDEAYPAVDTAADDVALIAFTSGTTGRPKGCMHFHRDVLATADTFSKHVLRPQEDDVFAGSPPLGFTFGLGGLVVFPLRAGASALLLEQAGPRQLLPAIAEHRVSVLFTAPTAYHAMLDELPAHDTGSLRRCVSAGENLPAATWRAWHERTGLRIINGIGATELLHIFISAADERIRPGMTGVPVPGWHARVQDENGTPVPDGEPGLLAVRGPVGCRYLADPRQREYVRGGWNVTGDTYVRDPDGYFRYVTRADDMIISAGYNIAGPEVEDALLRHPDVTETAVVGRPDEARGQVVVAYAVLRAGARRDAEALGAFLRSELAPYKCPREFVFLDALPRTATGKLQRFRLRDNRRTDVDSVPPEASVPAETSVPAEAPVPAEGDHE; encoded by the coding sequence ATGGACCCGAGGAACGGCACGGATCCCAGGAACGGCACGGATCCCAGGAACGGCACGGACTCCGGGAACGGCACGGCCCCCCGGGACGCCGTCGACGACCGGCGGCCCACGGCCTCCGCCCACGTCGACACCTTCGCCCGCGACCACCTCCCGCCCCCCGAACAGTGGCCCGAACTCCACTTCGACCTGCCGGAGCTGCGCTACCCCGAACGGCTGAACTGCGCCGCCGAACTGCTCGGCCGCACCGACGCCGGGCGCCCGGCGTTCCGTACCGCGGACGGCGACGTCTGGACGTACGGACAGCTGCGCGCCCGCGTGGACCGGATCGCCCATGTGCTCACCTCCCGGCTCGGTGTCGTCCCCGGCAATCGCGTCCTGCTGCGCGGGCCCACCACCCCCTGGCTGGCCGCCTGCTGGCTGGCCGTGCTGAAGGCGGGCGCGGTCGCCGTCACGGTGCTCGCCCAGCAGCGTCCGCACGAGCTGGCGACCATGTGCGGGATCGCGCGGGTGACCCACGCCCTGTGCGACGTACGGGCCGTCGACGACCTGGCGAAGGCGGAGGTCCCCGGGCTGCGCCTCACCACGTACGGCGGCGACGCCCCCGACGACCTGCTGCGCCTGCCCGCACCGGACGAGGCGTACCCGGCCGTGGACACCGCGGCCGACGATGTCGCGCTGATCGCGTTCACCTCCGGCACCACCGGCCGCCCCAAAGGCTGTATGCACTTCCACCGGGATGTGCTGGCGACCGCCGACACCTTCTCGAAGCATGTGCTGCGGCCACAGGAGGACGATGTCTTCGCGGGCAGTCCTCCGCTCGGCTTCACCTTCGGGCTCGGCGGCCTCGTCGTCTTCCCGCTGCGGGCCGGGGCCTCGGCCCTGCTGCTCGAACAGGCCGGTCCCCGGCAGCTGTTGCCCGCGATCGCCGAGCACCGGGTCTCCGTGCTGTTCACCGCGCCGACCGCGTACCACGCGATGCTCGACGAGCTGCCGGCCCACGACACCGGATCGCTGCGGCGCTGTGTCTCGGCCGGTGAGAATCTGCCCGCCGCCACCTGGCGGGCCTGGCACGAGCGCACCGGCCTGCGGATCATCAACGGCATCGGCGCCACCGAGCTGCTGCACATCTTCATCTCCGCGGCCGACGAGCGGATCCGGCCCGGCATGACGGGCGTTCCCGTACCGGGGTGGCACGCGCGCGTGCAGGACGAGAACGGCACGCCCGTACCCGACGGCGAGCCGGGACTGCTCGCGGTGCGCGGTCCCGTGGGCTGCCGCTATCTCGCCGACCCGCGGCAGCGGGAGTATGTGCGGGGCGGCTGGAACGTCACCGGTGACACCTATGTCCGCGACCCCGACGGCTACTTCCGCTATGTCACCCGCGCCGACGACATGATCATCTCGGCCGGCTACAACATCGCCGGGCCGGAGGTCGAGGACGCCCTGCTGCGGCACCCGGACGTGACCGAGACGGCGGTCGTGGGACGGCCGGACGAGGCGCGCGGGCAGGTCGTGGTGGCGTACGCGGTGCTGCGGGCGGGCGCGCGCCGGGACGCGGAGGCGCTCGGCGCGTTCCTCAGATCCGAACTGGCGCCGTACAAGTGTCCGCGCGAGTTCGTCTTCCTGGACGCGCTGCCGCGCACGGCGACGGGCAAGCTCCAGCGGTTCCGCCTGCGCGACAACCGCCGTACGGACGTCGACTCCGTACCCCCGGAAGCCTCCGTCCCCGCGGAAACCTCCGTACCCGCGGAAGCCCCCGTGCCCGCGGAAGGTGATCATGAGTGA
- the cysC gene encoding adenylyl-sulfate kinase codes for MTTTSRAQGATVWLAGLPSAGKTTIGRILAGRLRSQGHRVEVLDGDEIRRFLSAGLGFSRADRHTNAQRIGLVAEVLARNGVLAVVPVIAPYADSREAVRKRHEASGTPYLEVHVATPVEVCSERDVKGLYARQAAGRLKGLTGVDDPYEPPVDPALTLETQGQTPEESAGAVYAVLAARGLV; via the coding sequence ATGACCACCACGTCCAGGGCGCAGGGAGCCACGGTCTGGCTCGCCGGGCTGCCGAGCGCGGGCAAGACCACCATCGGCCGCATACTCGCCGGGCGGCTGAGGTCGCAGGGGCACCGCGTGGAGGTGCTCGACGGCGACGAGATCCGCCGTTTCCTCTCCGCGGGGCTCGGCTTCTCGCGCGCGGACCGCCACACCAATGCGCAGCGCATCGGCCTGGTCGCCGAGGTGCTGGCGCGCAACGGCGTCCTCGCCGTCGTCCCGGTCATCGCGCCGTACGCCGACAGCCGCGAGGCGGTCCGCAAACGGCACGAGGCGAGTGGGACGCCGTACCTCGAGGTGCATGTCGCCACCCCGGTCGAGGTGTGCAGCGAACGGGACGTGAAAGGGCTGTACGCCAGGCAGGCCGCGGGCCGGCTGAAGGGTCTGACCGGTGTCGACGACCCGTACGAGCCGCCCGTGGACCCGGCGCTCACCCTGGAGACGCAGGGGCAGACGCCCGAGGAGTCGGCGGGGGCCGTGTACGCGGTCCTGGCGGCGAGGGGTCTCGTATGA
- a CDS encoding PaaX family transcriptional regulator C-terminal domain-containing protein codes for MINVSDQHAPRSLIVTFYGAYGRFFPGPVPVAELIRLLAAVGVDAPSVRSSVSRLKRRGLLVPARTAAGAAGYALSPDARQLLDDGDLRVYATTPPRDEGWVLAVFSVPESERQKRHVLRSRLAGLGFGTAAPGVWIAPARLYEETRHTLGRLRLDPYVDFFRGEHLGFAATFEAVARWWDLAAIAKQHEEFLDRHARVLHDWEAREDTEPEEAYRDYLLALDSWRHLPYADPGLPAALLPEDWPGARSAAVFRALHERLRDAGAAFAAGTETLDPAGET; via the coding sequence GTGATCAACGTGTCCGATCAGCACGCTCCCCGGTCCCTCATCGTCACGTTCTACGGCGCGTACGGCCGCTTCTTCCCCGGCCCGGTGCCGGTGGCGGAGCTGATCCGGCTGCTCGCCGCCGTCGGCGTCGACGCGCCCTCCGTCAGATCGTCGGTGTCCCGGCTGAAGCGGCGCGGCCTGCTGGTGCCGGCCCGCACGGCGGCCGGCGCGGCCGGGTACGCGCTGTCGCCGGACGCCCGCCAACTGCTCGACGACGGCGACCTGCGCGTGTACGCGACCACTCCCCCACGGGACGAGGGCTGGGTGCTCGCGGTGTTCTCCGTGCCGGAGTCGGAACGGCAGAAGCGGCATGTACTGCGCTCGCGCCTGGCCGGGCTCGGCTTCGGGACGGCGGCCCCCGGGGTGTGGATCGCCCCGGCGCGGCTGTACGAGGAGACCCGGCACACCCTGGGGCGGCTGCGCCTCGACCCGTACGTCGACTTCTTCCGCGGCGAGCACCTGGGCTTCGCCGCGACCTTCGAGGCCGTCGCGCGCTGGTGGGACCTGGCCGCGATCGCCAAGCAGCACGAGGAGTTCCTCGACCGCCACGCGCGCGTGCTGCACGACTGGGAGGCACGCGAGGACACCGAGCCCGAGGAGGCGTACCGCGACTATCTGCTCGCCCTGGACTCCTGGCGCCACCTCCCGTACGCCGATCCCGGCCTGCCCGCCGCACTGCTTCCCGAGGACTGGCCGGGCGCCCGCTCGGCCGCCGTCTTCCGGGCACTGCACGAGCGGCTGCGCGATGCGGGAGCGGCCTTCGCGGCTGGGACGGAGACACTCGACCCCGCCGGTGAAACGTGA
- the cysD gene encoding sulfate adenylyltransferase subunit CysD, whose protein sequence is MTTAATASQETDSPYALSHLDALESEAVHIFREVAGEFERPVILFSGGKDSIVMLHLALKAFAPAAIPFTLLHVDTGHNFPEVLAYRDRVVAAHGLRLHVASVQDYIDRGVLRERPDGTRNPLQTVPLTEAIQQHRFDAVFGGGRRDEEKARAKERVFSLRDEFSQWDPRRQRPELWNLYNGRHAPGEHVRVFPLSNWTELDVWQYIAREHIELPEIYFAHEREVFQRSHMWLTAGDWGGPKDGETVEKRRVRYRTVGDMSCTGAVDSDATTLDAVITEIAASRLTERGATRADDKMSEAAMEDRKREGYF, encoded by the coding sequence ATGACGACCGCGGCCACCGCTTCCCAGGAGACCGACAGCCCGTACGCGCTCTCGCATCTGGACGCGCTGGAGTCGGAGGCCGTCCACATCTTCCGCGAGGTGGCGGGCGAGTTCGAACGGCCGGTGATCCTGTTCTCCGGCGGCAAGGACTCCATCGTCATGCTGCACCTGGCACTGAAGGCCTTCGCACCCGCGGCGATCCCCTTCACCCTGCTGCACGTGGACACCGGACACAACTTCCCCGAGGTCCTCGCATACCGCGACCGTGTGGTCGCCGCACACGGACTGCGCCTGCATGTGGCCTCCGTACAGGACTACATCGACCGCGGTGTACTGCGCGAACGCCCCGACGGCACCCGCAACCCCCTGCAGACCGTGCCCCTGACCGAAGCCATCCAGCAGCACCGCTTCGACGCCGTCTTCGGCGGCGGCCGACGCGACGAGGAAAAGGCCCGCGCCAAAGAACGCGTCTTCTCCCTGCGCGACGAGTTCTCCCAGTGGGACCCCCGCCGCCAGCGCCCCGAACTGTGGAACCTCTACAACGGCCGCCACGCCCCCGGCGAACACGTCCGCGTCTTCCCGCTCTCCAACTGGACCGAGCTGGACGTATGGCAGTACATCGCCCGCGAACACATCGAACTCCCCGAGATCTACTTCGCCCACGAACGCGAGGTCTTCCAGCGGTCCCACATGTGGCTGACCGCCGGTGACTGGGGCGGCCCCAAGGACGGCGAGACTGTCGAGAAGCGCCGGGTCCGCTACCGCACCGTCGGCGACATGTCCTGCACCGGCGCCGTCGACTCCGACGCCACCACGCTGGACGCCGTGATCACCGAGATCGCCGCCTCCCGGCTCACCGAACGCGGCGCCACCCGCGCCGACGACAAGATGTCCGAGGCCGCGATGGAAGACCGCAAGCGCGAGGGGTACTTCTAG
- a CDS encoding acyl-CoA dehydrogenase family protein has translation MTAFSLDPAQTARRAELRTLAADRLRPLAEKGEPGHVNRPLVAELGRLGLLERLFTAGALDLCLLRESLAYTCTEAETALALQGLGAYPVHGYGTRAQRECWLPRVSDGSAVAAFALSEPGAGSDAAALSLKAEPDGPDGWRLTGEKCWISNAPEADFYTVFARTTPGAGARGVTAFLVPADRPGLTGTPLDMLSPHPIGALAFDAVPVTADDVLGEPDHGFRVAMHTLNLFRPSVGAFAVGMAQAALDATLAHTSGRDAFGGKLRDLQTVAHQVAEMALRTEAARLMVYAAAAAYDEAAPDVPRRAAMAKLLATETAQYVVDAAVQLHGARALRRGHLLEHLYREVRAPRIYEGASEVQRAVIAKELYATVEAP, from the coding sequence ATGACCGCATTCTCGCTCGATCCGGCACAGACCGCCCGGCGGGCGGAGCTGCGCACGCTGGCGGCGGACCGTCTGCGGCCGCTCGCGGAGAAGGGCGAGCCGGGCCACGTCAACCGCCCCCTGGTCGCCGAACTGGGCCGACTCGGCCTGCTGGAACGGCTGTTCACCGCCGGGGCGCTCGACCTCTGCCTGCTGCGGGAGTCCCTGGCGTACACGTGCACCGAGGCCGAGACGGCGCTCGCACTACAGGGGCTGGGCGCGTATCCGGTGCACGGGTACGGCACCCGGGCCCAGCGGGAGTGCTGGCTGCCCCGGGTGAGCGACGGCAGCGCGGTCGCCGCCTTCGCGCTCAGCGAGCCGGGCGCCGGCTCGGACGCGGCGGCGCTGTCGCTGAAGGCCGAGCCCGACGGCCCGGACGGCTGGCGCCTCACCGGTGAGAAGTGCTGGATCTCCAACGCGCCCGAGGCCGACTTCTACACCGTCTTCGCGCGCACCACCCCCGGCGCCGGCGCCCGTGGCGTGACCGCCTTCCTGGTCCCCGCCGACCGGCCCGGTCTCACCGGCACCCCGCTCGACATGCTCTCGCCGCATCCCATCGGCGCGCTCGCCTTCGACGCCGTACCGGTGACGGCGGACGACGTGCTCGGGGAGCCCGACCACGGATTCCGGGTCGCGATGCACACCCTCAACCTCTTCCGGCCGAGTGTGGGCGCCTTCGCGGTCGGGATGGCGCAGGCGGCCCTCGACGCGACGCTCGCGCACACCTCCGGGCGCGACGCGTTCGGGGGCAAGCTGCGGGACCTCCAGACCGTGGCGCACCAGGTCGCCGAGATGGCCCTGCGCACGGAGGCGGCCCGCCTCATGGTCTACGCGGCCGCGGCGGCGTACGACGAGGCGGCGCCGGACGTGCCGCGGCGCGCGGCGATGGCGAAGCTGCTCGCCACCGAGACCGCGCAGTACGTCGTCGACGCGGCCGTCCAGCTGCACGGCGCCCGTGCCCTGCGCCGCGGCCACCTGCTCGAACACCTCTACCGAGAGGTCCGCGCGCCCCGCATCTACGAAGGGGCGAGCGAGGTCCAACGGGCCGTCATCGCCAAGGAGTTGTACGCCACCGTGGAGGCCCCGTGA
- a CDS encoding sulfate adenylyltransferase subunit 1, whose translation MTSTTTATTDTLRFATAGSVDDGKSTLVGRLLHDSKSVLADQLEAVEQVSRSRGQDAPDLALLTDGLRAEREQGITIDVAYRYFATARRRFILADTPGHVQYTRNMVTGASTADLAVILVDARNGVIEQTRRHAAVAALLRVPHIVLAVNKMDLVGYEEKEFDRIVEDFAGHAAELDLPGFTPVPVSALCGDNVVERSAHMDWYAGPALLDLLETVPVGAESAGAPARFPVQYVIRHDGVRHYAGQLVSGSLRVGDRVTVHPSGETSEITGIDVLGTTARAAYAPQSLTLRLAGQRDIARGDMITAGPDAPELTRDVRAAVCHLADRPLRIGDRVLVKHTTRTVKALVKDLAGATELTANDLGRIALRTAEPLALDDYARVRRTGAFLLVDPADGATLTAGMADLS comes from the coding sequence ATGACCAGCACCACCACCGCCACCACCGACACCCTGCGCTTCGCGACCGCCGGTTCCGTCGACGACGGCAAGTCCACGCTGGTCGGGCGTCTGCTGCACGACTCCAAGTCGGTCCTCGCGGACCAGCTGGAGGCCGTGGAGCAGGTGTCGCGCAGCCGCGGCCAGGACGCTCCCGACCTGGCCCTCCTCACCGACGGCCTGCGCGCCGAACGCGAGCAGGGCATCACCATCGACGTGGCGTACCGCTACTTCGCGACCGCGCGCCGCCGGTTCATCCTCGCCGACACCCCCGGCCATGTTCAGTACACCCGCAACATGGTCACCGGCGCCTCCACCGCCGACCTGGCCGTCATCCTGGTGGACGCCCGCAACGGCGTCATCGAGCAGACCCGCCGGCACGCCGCCGTCGCCGCGCTGCTGCGCGTCCCGCACATCGTGCTCGCGGTGAACAAGATGGATCTCGTCGGGTACGAGGAGAAGGAGTTCGACCGGATCGTCGAGGACTTCGCGGGCCACGCGGCGGAGCTGGACCTGCCCGGCTTCACTCCCGTCCCGGTGTCCGCGCTGTGCGGCGACAACGTGGTCGAGCGCTCGGCGCACATGGACTGGTACGCGGGCCCGGCGCTCCTCGACCTCCTGGAGACGGTCCCGGTCGGCGCCGAGTCGGCCGGCGCCCCGGCCCGCTTCCCGGTGCAGTACGTGATCCGGCACGACGGGGTCCGCCACTACGCGGGCCAGTTGGTGTCGGGCTCACTGCGGGTCGGCGACCGGGTGACCGTCCACCCGTCCGGCGAGACCTCCGAGATCACCGGCATCGACGTGCTCGGCACAACGGCGCGGGCGGCGTACGCGCCGCAGTCGCTGACCCTGCGCCTGGCCGGACAGCGGGACATAGCGCGGGGCGACATGATCACCGCCGGCCCCGACGCTCCCGAGCTCACGCGGGACGTCCGGGCGGCCGTCTGCCATCTGGCCGACCGCCCGCTGCGCATCGGCGACCGGGTGCTGGTCAAGCACACGACGCGGACGGTGAAGGCACTGGTCAAGGACCTGGCCGGCGCGACCGAGCTGACCGCGAACGACCTCGGCAGGATCGCCCTCCGCACGGCCGAGCCCCTGGCCCTGGACGACTACGCCCGGGTGCGCCGCACGGGCGCCTTCCTGCTGGTCGACCCGGCGGACGGCGCGACCCTGACCGCCGGGATGGCAGACCTGTCGTAG
- a CDS encoding RidA family protein yields MRTERINPPELSPPTGFSHAVAVTGTRVVFLAGQTALDTDGKVVGETLPDQFGRALTNLLTALRAAGGVPADLARVTVYATDIADYRAHARELGGIWRELAGRDYPAMAVIGVARLWDEQALVELDGFAVLA; encoded by the coding sequence GTGAGGACCGAGCGCATCAACCCGCCCGAGCTCTCCCCGCCCACCGGCTTCTCGCACGCCGTCGCCGTCACCGGCACCCGCGTCGTCTTCCTGGCGGGCCAGACGGCGCTCGACACGGACGGAAAGGTGGTCGGCGAGACGCTGCCGGACCAGTTCGGGAGGGCGCTGACGAACCTGCTGACCGCTCTGCGGGCCGCGGGCGGCGTTCCGGCGGACCTCGCCCGGGTCACCGTCTACGCCACCGACATCGCCGACTACCGCGCCCACGCCCGCGAACTCGGCGGTATCTGGCGCGAGTTGGCGGGCCGCGACTACCCCGCGATGGCCGTCATCGGAGTCGCCCGCCTCTGGGACGAACAGGCCCTCGTCGAACTCGACGGCTTCGCGGTGCTGGCCTAG
- a CDS encoding sulfotransferase family protein produces MSLMRNLNRALTATTGLQVRRAAADAPPQPKKTATAAKPAGRPTPVYRCPADKDLSTDRLLRRPVFIMSPVRSGSTLLRMLLNAHSRLHSPHELHIRRLEVDYGSKLSQRAMSALDLERGDLEHLLWDRVLHRELVRSGKDFIVEKTPSNAFVYRRIRDCWPDARFVFLLRHPVSIAQSWHEGDPDKRTYDEAAADALRYMKAVDNARKGITGGHTVRYEDITAGPERELRRLCVFLGIDFEPTMLEYGRKDDSQVVKGLGDWRDKIRSGSVQAGRSLPAEDEIPELLRPMCKAWGYSS; encoded by the coding sequence ATGAGTCTGATGCGCAATCTGAACCGGGCGCTCACCGCCACTACCGGCCTCCAGGTGCGTAGGGCCGCCGCCGACGCCCCGCCGCAGCCGAAGAAGACGGCCACGGCGGCGAAACCGGCCGGGCGGCCCACGCCGGTGTACCGATGTCCCGCCGACAAGGACCTCTCGACGGACCGACTGCTGCGGCGGCCGGTCTTCATCATGTCGCCCGTGCGCTCCGGCTCGACATTGCTGCGGATGCTCCTGAACGCCCACTCCCGGCTGCACTCCCCGCACGAGCTGCACATCCGCCGCCTGGAGGTCGACTACGGCAGCAAGCTGTCGCAGCGCGCCATGAGCGCCCTGGACCTGGAGCGCGGCGACCTGGAGCATCTGCTGTGGGACCGGGTCCTGCACCGGGAACTGGTCAGGTCCGGCAAGGACTTCATCGTCGAGAAGACGCCCAGCAACGCGTTCGTGTACCGGCGCATCAGGGACTGCTGGCCCGACGCGCGCTTCGTGTTCCTGCTGCGCCACCCCGTCTCCATCGCCCAGTCCTGGCACGAGGGCGACCCCGACAAGCGCACCTACGACGAGGCCGCGGCCGACGCGCTGCGCTACATGAAGGCCGTGGACAACGCGCGCAAGGGCATCACCGGCGGTCACACGGTGCGCTACGAGGACATCACCGCCGGCCCCGAGCGGGAGCTGCGCCGGCTGTGCGTCTTCCTCGGCATCGACTTCGAGCCCACCATGCTGGAGTACGGCCGGAAGGACGACTCGCAGGTCGTCAAGGGACTCGGCGACTGGCGCGACAAGATCCGCAGCGGCAGCGTACAGGCCGGGCGCTCGCTGCCCGCCGAGGACGAGATACCCGAGCTCCTGCGGCCCATGTGCAAGGCGTGGGGCTACAGCTCGTGA